One genomic window of Desulfuromonas sp. AOP6 includes the following:
- the tssH gene encoding type VI secretion system ATPase TssH yields MRSTHIKRLLEKLNPHCLNALESAASFAAMRGHYEIGLEHVVIKLLERGEGDFDLLLRHYGINLDQLWQKLLDDLARWRCGNHHKPAFSHHLLEWLERAWTFTSLHDPQAQIRSRALLEALLKIAPLLPGQAWLLLDGLSREMIEAEAAQILAISVEGQPSLAPAPTAPPSANTASPGQMTGPTPHLDVYTTDFTAKARTGEIDPVLGRNDEIRQMIDILTRRRKNNPILVGEPGVGKSAVVEGLALRIIEGSVPDSLKNVRLVCLDLGLLQAGAGVKGEFEKRLKSVIEEIRASDVPIILFIDEAHTLVGAGGDAGMGDAANLLKPALARGELRTLAATTWSEYKKYFERDAALERRFQMVKIDEPSEETAIVMLNGLKSHYQEHHKALITDQAVEAAVRLSSRYINGRFLPDKAIDLLDTAAARVCMGQAATPAELDSAQEQLAFVERRLRHLQEETDLGLPVDEALQNRLCQQHEETATQVKTLQGRWQAELELVRQIQAMRRQPCDGAKVEELQQHLQEIQQESTLVQPEVNAETIAQVVADWTGIPVGRMVKSDLASLLDFETLLGQRIVGQTEAIHAIGQALRSNRVGLGEADAPIGVFLLTGPSGVGKTETARAIADVLYGGERFMVTINMSEYQEAHSVSQLKGSPPGYVGYGEGGVLTEAVRQRPYSVILLDEVEKAHPDVLNMFYQVFDRGFMRDGEGREVDFKNTVLIMTSNLGTEAIIALNESALEQDETSRQTPGYPELHEAVQPDLARHFPAALLARMQVVPMRPLDQQALQQIAALKLDKIACRLGDSHGITLRCAPEIIAYLTARCQSPEFGARSLNTLIDQQVMTGVARSLLQFMVADDMPQIMTLQLDEQGDLSCLFSDLVEDAADSSALAAAS; encoded by the coding sequence ATGAGATCGACTCACATCAAAAGGCTGCTTGAAAAGCTGAACCCGCACTGTCTTAATGCTCTCGAATCAGCCGCCAGTTTTGCCGCCATGCGCGGCCACTACGAAATTGGGCTTGAGCATGTCGTTATCAAATTGTTGGAACGAGGCGAGGGGGATTTTGACCTGCTGCTGCGCCACTACGGCATCAACCTCGACCAGCTCTGGCAAAAGCTGCTTGACGACCTGGCCCGCTGGCGTTGCGGCAATCATCACAAGCCCGCCTTTTCCCATCATTTGTTGGAATGGTTGGAGCGGGCCTGGACGTTCACCTCCCTGCACGACCCACAGGCTCAAATCCGTTCACGGGCTCTGCTTGAAGCCTTGCTGAAAATCGCCCCCTTGCTCCCCGGGCAGGCCTGGCTGCTGCTGGATGGCCTTTCCCGAGAAATGATCGAGGCGGAGGCGGCCCAGATTCTGGCTATCTCCGTGGAAGGTCAGCCCTCCCTGGCACCAGCCCCGACTGCGCCCCCTTCAGCCAACACCGCGTCTCCCGGTCAGATGACGGGCCCCACGCCGCATCTCGACGTCTATACCACCGACTTTACCGCCAAGGCCAGAACGGGGGAGATCGATCCGGTTCTCGGCCGCAACGACGAAATCCGTCAAATGATCGACATTCTTACCCGGCGCCGCAAGAACAACCCGATTCTCGTGGGCGAGCCCGGTGTGGGGAAATCGGCCGTGGTGGAAGGACTGGCTTTGCGCATCATCGAGGGGAGCGTCCCCGATAGTCTGAAAAATGTGCGGCTGGTCTGTCTCGATCTGGGCCTCTTGCAGGCGGGCGCGGGAGTCAAGGGGGAGTTCGAGAAGCGCCTCAAGTCCGTCATCGAAGAGATCCGCGCCAGTGATGTCCCCATTATTCTCTTTATCGATGAGGCCCACACCCTGGTTGGCGCTGGCGGCGATGCAGGTATGGGGGATGCCGCCAACCTGCTCAAGCCGGCCTTGGCGCGAGGTGAACTGCGCACTCTGGCCGCCACTACCTGGTCTGAGTACAAGAAGTACTTCGAGCGGGACGCCGCCCTGGAGCGCCGTTTCCAGATGGTCAAAATTGACGAACCCTCTGAAGAAACAGCCATCGTCATGCTCAACGGTCTCAAATCCCACTATCAGGAACACCACAAGGCGCTGATTACGGATCAGGCTGTGGAGGCGGCCGTTCGCCTCTCCAGCCGCTACATCAATGGCCGCTTTCTCCCCGACAAAGCCATTGATCTGCTCGACACCGCCGCGGCACGCGTCTGCATGGGCCAGGCAGCCACGCCAGCCGAGCTTGATAGTGCCCAGGAGCAGCTCGCCTTTGTTGAACGTCGTCTGCGCCACCTGCAAGAGGAGACCGATCTGGGACTGCCGGTGGATGAAGCCCTGCAGAACCGCTTGTGCCAGCAACACGAGGAGACCGCCACACAGGTCAAAACCCTGCAGGGACGCTGGCAGGCGGAACTGGAGCTGGTCCGTCAGATTCAGGCGATGCGCCGACAGCCCTGTGACGGTGCCAAGGTGGAAGAACTGCAGCAGCATCTGCAGGAGATTCAGCAGGAATCGACCCTGGTGCAGCCGGAGGTCAACGCCGAAACCATCGCTCAGGTCGTGGCCGACTGGACCGGCATTCCCGTCGGCCGCATGGTCAAGAGCGACCTTGCCAGCCTGCTCGACTTCGAAACGCTGCTCGGTCAGCGCATCGTTGGGCAGACCGAGGCCATTCACGCCATCGGACAAGCCCTGCGCAGCAACCGGGTTGGTCTGGGCGAAGCAGACGCGCCTATCGGCGTCTTTCTGCTCACAGGACCCAGCGGCGTGGGCAAAACCGAAACGGCGCGCGCTATTGCCGACGTCCTTTACGGCGGCGAACGCTTCATGGTCACGATCAACATGAGCGAATACCAGGAAGCCCACTCTGTATCGCAGCTCAAGGGCTCGCCTCCCGGCTATGTGGGGTACGGCGAAGGAGGTGTCCTGACCGAGGCCGTGCGTCAGCGGCCCTATTCCGTCATTCTGCTCGACGAAGTGGAAAAAGCCCATCCCGATGTGCTCAACATGTTCTACCAGGTTTTCGACCGCGGCTTCATGCGCGACGGCGAAGGGCGTGAAGTGGATTTCAAGAATACGGTCCTCATCATGACCAGCAATCTGGGAACCGAAGCCATCATCGCGCTGAACGAGTCGGCCCTGGAGCAGGATGAAACCTCCCGCCAAACCCCGGGGTACCCCGAACTGCACGAAGCCGTCCAGCCGGATCTGGCCCGGCACTTTCCCGCCGCCCTGCTGGCGCGGATGCAGGTCGTTCCCATGCGCCCCCTCGACCAACAGGCCCTGCAGCAGATCGCTGCCCTCAAGCTGGACAAGATAGCCTGCCGGCTGGGCGACAGCCATGGCATCACCTTGCGCTGCGCCCCGGAGATCATCGCTTACCTGACGGCCAGGTGTCAGTCCCCTGAATTCGGCGCCCGCTCCCTCAATACCCTTATCGATCAGCAGGTGATGACCGGGGTAGCACGCAGCCTGCTGCAGTTCATGGTGGCCGACGATATGCCGCAGATCATGACCCTGCAGCTGGATGAGCAGGGAGACCTTTCCTGCCTGTTCAGTGATTTGGTCGAAGACGCCGCGGATTCCTCTGCCCTCGCCGCAGCCAGTTAG
- the tssG gene encoding type VI secretion system baseplate subunit TssG, translated as MGTFARGKLSHLIEDLLARPSAYTAFQALHLLEMSCRGGDGDQELHRFIVPTPARELSYPAGEIRRCFRDRDQRYRLELNFMGLYGVDSPLPQYFNDITARDKDGSDELSAFLNLFSQRLYTLLFMAWKKLNHHGGTKSLYSRYLTAFSGMSAATGRIDYAGVFGTRIRSSQALCGMLADFLDAPVRLRQNVPRWIGIDEPAKLGEKCLLGSNALLGNRLLDVNSHVRILAGPLSFEKALALRPGEPLALAVASLLGDYLEPGLDYDLALNMQPATGQAACLGNPHLILGWGCWLGTAAPQGQRVLLSSSSLAACRQTTTASGSGRLHLAA; from the coding sequence ATGGGAACCTTTGCTCGGGGAAAACTTTCTCATCTGATCGAAGACTTACTTGCCCGACCGTCAGCCTATACCGCTTTTCAGGCCCTTCACCTGCTGGAAATGAGCTGTCGTGGCGGGGATGGGGATCAAGAGCTGCATCGCTTCATCGTCCCGACTCCGGCCCGGGAGCTCTCCTATCCCGCGGGTGAGATACGCCGCTGCTTTCGCGACCGGGATCAGCGCTATCGTCTCGAACTGAACTTCATGGGGCTATACGGCGTCGACTCCCCGCTGCCCCAGTATTTCAACGACATCACGGCCCGGGACAAGGACGGCAGCGACGAGCTGAGCGCCTTTTTAAACCTGTTCAGCCAGCGCCTGTATACCCTGCTGTTCATGGCCTGGAAAAAACTGAACCACCACGGCGGCACAAAAAGTCTCTACAGCCGGTATCTGACCGCCTTCTCCGGCATGTCGGCCGCTACGGGGCGAATCGACTACGCTGGTGTATTTGGTACCCGAATCCGAAGCAGCCAGGCCCTGTGCGGCATGCTGGCCGACTTTCTCGACGCCCCTGTTCGTCTGCGGCAGAACGTTCCCCGCTGGATCGGCATAGATGAACCCGCCAAGTTGGGTGAAAAGTGCCTCCTGGGGAGCAACGCCCTGTTGGGCAACCGCCTTTTGGATGTGAACAGCCATGTCCGCATTCTTGCCGGCCCGCTGTCTTTTGAAAAAGCGCTGGCTTTACGTCCGGGAGAGCCTCTGGCCCTGGCCGTCGCCAGCCTGCTGGGAGACTATCTGGAGCCGGGACTCGACTATGACCTGGCGCTTAATATGCAACCGGCGACGGGTCAGGCCGCTTGCCTCGGCAACCCTCACCTCATCCTGGGCTGGGGCTGCTGGCTGGGCACGGCGGCGCCTCAAGGCCAGCGCGTGCTCCTGTCTTCCTCCAGCCTGGCCGCCTGCCGTCAAACCACCACAGCATCAGGGTCAGGTCGCCTTCACCTGGCGGCTTGA
- the tssF gene encoding type VI secretion system baseplate subunit TssF, with protein MGSYFDAEMRLLQETAQEFARAFPEKARLLNLLDVKDRDPYVERLLEGMAFLTAEVKQRIDDDIPELSEALLSHVRPCFLRPFPSCCIMQFTPRPGQLPQTLILPRGTQLSSGSINVPGQGPGALDERVHCRFRTTSEVELQPLRLANFQLDTPVHGRQTARLHFQLDHDVSPDELDLKSLKIYLHGDHSTAMELYHSFTAQIAQVEIAYPGHPNPPFRLGGQETVKPCHLDPDQVMIPSSGRDFPGFHLLHEYFCFPEKYLFVAVHHLDRLAWPDDCCEFEILCHLREPLGDDLRLSKDNFRLHCAPAINLFESSSEPIQLHHRQWEYPVIANNNNPASLQVYSVNGVTGAQPRTGLRKNYAPLPQFDHGGHQESYFQVVHRHREGLRPQTYLAIGGALSEEPETLSGDITVFNGNVPRDHLQTGDIRAPGQGFPTNVTACNITRPTPMRLPPQRADYRMALVTHLSVGYNSLASRDNLRQLLMLYNWSDQPQNRRRIRGVTEIQRKPLHRVHRGALLRGVDIQLEMAERDYLSPADAYLLGTILHHFFTMYVTVNAFVQTGSQLSPSKSELIWEPLLGENFLI; from the coding sequence ATGGGTAGTTACTTCGATGCCGAAATGCGCCTTTTGCAGGAAACGGCCCAGGAGTTCGCCCGGGCCTTTCCCGAAAAGGCTCGCCTGCTGAATCTGCTGGATGTCAAGGATCGCGACCCTTATGTGGAACGCCTGCTGGAGGGGATGGCTTTTCTGACGGCCGAGGTCAAGCAGCGCATCGACGATGACATCCCCGAGCTGTCCGAAGCCCTGCTCAGCCATGTGCGCCCTTGCTTTCTACGGCCCTTTCCCTCTTGCTGCATCATGCAGTTCACACCCCGGCCGGGACAGCTGCCGCAGACCCTGATCCTGCCCCGGGGAACCCAGCTCTCCAGCGGCAGCATCAACGTGCCGGGACAAGGGCCAGGAGCCCTGGACGAACGGGTTCACTGCCGCTTCCGGACGACCAGCGAGGTGGAGCTGCAGCCCCTGCGTCTGGCAAACTTTCAGCTCGACACCCCGGTGCACGGCCGCCAGACGGCCCGCCTGCACTTCCAGTTGGACCACGACGTTTCCCCTGACGAACTCGATCTGAAAAGTCTGAAAATCTATCTCCATGGCGACCATTCCACCGCCATGGAACTCTACCACAGCTTCACCGCACAGATCGCTCAGGTCGAAATCGCCTATCCGGGCCACCCAAATCCGCCTTTCCGGCTGGGAGGGCAAGAAACCGTAAAGCCCTGCCATCTTGATCCCGACCAGGTCATGATTCCTTCATCCGGCCGCGATTTTCCCGGTTTTCACCTCCTGCACGAATACTTCTGCTTTCCGGAGAAGTACCTCTTCGTCGCCGTACATCACCTGGATCGCCTGGCCTGGCCGGACGACTGCTGTGAATTCGAGATCCTTTGCCACCTGCGGGAGCCTCTCGGCGACGATCTGCGCCTGAGCAAAGACAACTTTCGCCTGCATTGCGCCCCGGCCATCAATCTGTTTGAAAGCAGCAGCGAACCGATCCAGCTCCATCACCGCCAATGGGAATACCCGGTTATCGCCAACAACAACAATCCGGCCAGCCTGCAGGTCTACAGCGTCAACGGCGTGACCGGTGCCCAACCGCGGACGGGGCTGCGAAAAAACTATGCTCCCCTGCCCCAGTTCGATCACGGCGGCCATCAGGAATCTTATTTTCAGGTCGTCCATCGCCACCGCGAAGGTCTGCGCCCCCAGACTTACCTCGCGATCGGGGGCGCCTTGAGCGAAGAGCCCGAGACTCTCTCCGGCGACATCACCGTCTTTAACGGAAACGTCCCCAGGGACCATTTGCAGACGGGCGACATCCGGGCGCCGGGACAGGGCTTTCCGACCAATGTCACGGCCTGCAACATCACGCGCCCCACCCCCATGCGGCTGCCGCCCCAGCGCGCCGACTACCGCATGGCTCTGGTGACCCATCTGAGCGTCGGCTACAACAGCCTGGCCAGTCGGGACAACCTTCGGCAACTCCTCATGCTCTATAACTGGAGCGATCAGCCTCAGAACCGGCGACGCATTCGAGGCGTCACCGAAATCCAGCGTAAACCTCTGCACCGCGTCCACCGGGGGGCCCTGCTGCGCGGCGTGGATATTCAGCTGGAGATGGCTGAAAGGGATTACCTGTCCCCAGCAGATGCCTATCTCCTTGGCACCATTTTGCATCATTTTTTCACCATGTACGTCACCGTCAACGCCTTTGTGCAAACCGGCTCACAGCTGAGCCCGTCTAAAAGTGAATTGATATGGGAACCTTTGCTCGGGGAAAACTTTCTCATCTGA
- the tssE gene encoding type VI secretion system baseplate subunit TssE has translation MTQTILDILTRPDAAPLNSRTSGRDAACQSVRDHLQRLFNSRRGSLVHLPDYGMPDIAALYLALPYSRDQIMACLRQSVSLYEPRLQHPQVRALALEGNQEGTAFELCGALPGHQRVRYLVTLFRSGHITVSTGGDYYHG, from the coding sequence ATGACCCAGACCATTCTCGACATACTCACGCGCCCTGACGCCGCGCCGTTGAACTCACGCACCAGCGGCCGAGACGCCGCCTGCCAGAGCGTCAGAGACCATCTGCAGCGCCTGTTCAACTCGCGCAGGGGCTCTTTGGTCCACCTCCCCGATTACGGGATGCCGGACATCGCGGCGCTCTACCTGGCCCTCCCCTATTCCCGGGACCAGATCATGGCCTGCCTGCGTCAAAGCGTCTCCCTCTACGAGCCCCGACTGCAGCATCCGCAAGTGCGCGCCCTGGCTCTGGAGGGCAACCAAGAGGGGACTGCCTTCGAACTCTGCGGGGCTCTGCCGGGGCACCAGCGGGTCCGCTACCTGGTGACCCTCTTTCGCAGCGGCCACATTACCGTTTCGACCGGAGGAGATTATTACCATGGGTAG
- a CDS encoding Hcp family type VI secretion system effector, translating to MAIPGYMTILDDQGSKVEGPVKVSGREGTIEILGFDHELRIPTDSDTGSLTGTRKHEPFIFLKAFDNATPYLYKACSNGQTLKKIELKWYRINDTGTEEEYFSHTLENVKITSVKPTMHNVKDLDKERYPHLEQVACRYAKITWAYTDGNISFSDSWTEGR from the coding sequence ATGGCAATTCCAGGCTACATGACCATTCTTGACGACCAGGGGTCCAAGGTAGAGGGTCCGGTCAAGGTTTCCGGTCGCGAAGGGACTATCGAAATTCTCGGTTTCGACCATGAGCTGCGCATCCCGACCGACAGCGATACCGGCAGCCTGACCGGCACCCGCAAGCACGAACCTTTCATTTTTCTGAAAGCCTTCGACAACGCCACCCCTTATCTGTACAAGGCCTGCAGCAACGGGCAGACCCTGAAAAAGATCGAATTGAAATGGTATCGCATCAACGACACCGGCACCGAGGAGGAATATTTCTCCCACACCCTGGAGAACGTCAAGATCACCTCGGTCAAGCCGACGATGCACAACGTCAAGGATCTGGACAAGGAACGGTATCCCCACCTGGAGCAGGTCGCTTGTCGCTATGCCAAGATCACCTGGGCCTACACGGACGGCAATATCTCCTTCTCCGACTCCTGGACGGAAGGACGCTAA
- the tssC gene encoding type VI secretion system contractile sheath large subunit, protein MSTQQAAAKLNASPEERVLDAENAYERLCKLVDIDPLRESIQLTRFADASQMADISLQQRLTAGIQVFLDLTARNSAQIERIDKVLLDRYIAQIDQTISGQLDAILHHPSFQQIESSWRGLQFLVDRCDFRRNTKVEILDCTKEDLREDFEEAPEIIQTGLYRHVYVNEYDTPGGEPFSSIIGNYEFDNSAQDTALLRDISKVSASAHCPFLASVGARFFGKESVDEIAKINDLTNYMEKAEYTRWKSFRATEDARYIGLLTPRFLLRLPYGQDSTPVRTFNYEEDVSGLDHRHYLFGNPVFAFAGNIAQSFAQHGWAVNIRGPEAGGKVANLPVHMHDTGKGMQMKMPTEMLISETRELEMANLGFIPLSYYKNSDFACFFSANSVQRPAEYADANANANSMINSRLPYIFLVSRLAHYLKVLQRENIGSSKSRQVLENELNGWLQTLVTKMKDPEPELIATHPLRDGKVTVKEIPENPGYFSVDLFVQPHFQIEGVDVQLKLVAQMPRDNN, encoded by the coding sequence ATGAGCACACAGCAAGCCGCCGCCAAGTTAAACGCAAGCCCGGAAGAACGTGTTCTCGACGCCGAGAATGCCTATGAACGCCTGTGCAAACTGGTCGATATCGATCCGCTGCGGGAATCCATTCAATTGACCCGCTTCGCCGATGCCTCGCAGATGGCGGACATCTCTCTGCAGCAACGCCTCACTGCCGGCATCCAGGTGTTTCTTGACCTGACCGCCCGCAACAGCGCCCAGATCGAGCGCATCGACAAGGTGCTGCTGGATCGCTATATCGCCCAGATTGATCAAACCATCAGCGGGCAACTCGACGCCATTCTGCATCATCCCAGCTTCCAGCAGATCGAGAGTTCCTGGCGGGGACTCCAGTTTCTGGTGGATCGCTGTGACTTCCGCCGCAACACCAAGGTCGAAATTCTGGATTGCACCAAGGAGGATCTGCGGGAGGACTTCGAGGAAGCCCCTGAAATTATTCAGACCGGCCTCTATCGTCACGTCTACGTCAATGAATACGACACCCCCGGTGGCGAGCCCTTTTCGTCCATCATCGGCAACTATGAATTCGACAATTCGGCCCAGGACACCGCCCTTTTGCGTGATATCTCCAAGGTGTCCGCCAGTGCACACTGTCCATTTCTGGCTTCCGTGGGCGCCCGCTTCTTCGGCAAGGAAAGTGTCGACGAAATCGCCAAGATCAACGATCTCACCAATTACATGGAAAAAGCCGAATATACCCGCTGGAAAAGTTTCCGGGCCACCGAAGACGCCCGCTATATCGGCCTGCTGACGCCCCGCTTTCTGCTTCGCCTTCCCTACGGCCAGGACAGTACACCCGTGCGAACCTTCAACTACGAGGAAGACGTCAGTGGCCTGGATCATCGCCATTACCTGTTCGGCAACCCGGTCTTCGCCTTTGCCGGAAACATCGCCCAGAGCTTCGCTCAGCACGGTTGGGCCGTCAACATCCGTGGTCCGGAAGCAGGCGGCAAGGTCGCCAACCTGCCGGTCCACATGCACGACACGGGCAAGGGCATGCAGATGAAAATGCCGACGGAGATGCTTATCTCCGAAACGCGCGAACTGGAAATGGCCAACCTCGGCTTTATCCCCCTGAGCTACTACAAGAACAGCGACTTCGCCTGTTTTTTCTCGGCGAATTCGGTACAGCGACCGGCGGAATATGCCGATGCCAACGCCAATGCCAACAGCATGATCAATTCGCGGCTGCCCTATATCTTTCTGGTCTCCAGACTGGCTCACTACCTCAAAGTGCTGCAGCGGGAGAATATTGGTTCATCCAAGAGCCGCCAGGTTCTGGAGAACGAATTGAACGGCTGGCTGCAAACCCTGGTCACCAAAATGAAAGACCCGGAACCCGAACTCATCGCCACGCACCCCCTGCGCGACGGCAAGGTTACGGTCAAGGAAATCCCGGAAAACCCGGGCTATTTCAGCGTTGATCTCTTTGTTCAGCCCCACTTCCAGATCGAAGGGGTGGATGTACAGCTCAAGCTTGTCGCGCAGATGCCCCGCGATAACAACTGA
- the tssB gene encoding type VI secretion system contractile sheath small subunit, with protein sequence MSDSYQKEIPKARINLSLDVESGGHKKKMELPLKMLVMGDFSNGQTKGKVADRERITINKDNFESVMADLAPSARMDVPNLLANDGSEISVGLSFKSMKDFRPDHVAQQIPELHSLMAMRNLLKDLKSNLLDNAKFRKELEKIVGNQPQLEGLKKELEKWLVQAEQTAAVDIRSI encoded by the coding sequence ATGAGTGACAGTTATCAAAAAGAGATACCCAAGGCCCGCATCAACCTGTCCCTGGACGTGGAATCCGGCGGCCACAAAAAGAAGATGGAACTCCCCCTGAAAATGCTGGTTATGGGAGATTTCAGTAACGGCCAGACCAAGGGCAAAGTGGCGGACCGGGAAAGGATCACCATAAACAAAGACAACTTTGAATCCGTCATGGCCGATCTGGCTCCCTCGGCCCGGATGGACGTGCCCAATCTGCTGGCCAACGATGGCAGTGAAATTTCAGTTGGTCTCTCCTTCAAGTCGATGAAGGATTTTCGCCCCGACCATGTCGCCCAGCAGATTCCCGAACTGCACAGTCTTATGGCCATGCGCAATCTGCTGAAAGATCTCAAATCCAACCTGCTGGACAACGCCAAGTTCCGCAAGGAGCTGGAAAAGATCGTCGGCAATCAACCGCAGCTGGAAGGCCTTAAAAAAGAACTGGAAAAGTGGCTCGTTCAGGCCGAACAGACCGCCGCCGTGGACATTCGCAGCATTTAA
- the tssA gene encoding type VI secretion system protein TssA, with protein sequence MTYSPEPWVADICRPLTSDSPAGTDPRYLDEFLFIKEELDKLQGTDYPEVTKLCRKLLSVTSKDLRLAGYHLLSTTYVDGPGGLLDALRCYRGLVENLWADCFPRHENARVAALGLLNNPRLVSFVELHEEKAETALLQNLQEETAAINHLLTEHLGDEVPRLSSLAGWLDKRLKQRPPEAPAAAPVSRPAASEEPSGRPTSAPTTATLSLASEHDLTTVTRQLHTRLLEGGEWLRALGFSRALRWGNLGVPPDENGLTRIPPPRPSGWAELQQKLTAGSGAEALCCCEKLFFEPGFHLYFDLQWQAASAADQMGRADISLFIRNSLGDLLERHPQLTELSFADGTPFTGTACQTWMQTWQEVPARAHTCHENDTEEAIRNEVLAEALPLARNKKLAEALQCLRSLPMGTEKQRMHKKMAEAQLCLAAGKATIAQVLFEEMESRLLEEPLSTWEPELTVEVLRQHTALLQGKLKGAEKELKSRLTEQIEHLQKLACRIDVGAAAGFV encoded by the coding sequence ATGACCTATTCACCTGAACCCTGGGTAGCCGATATATGCCGTCCACTGACAAGCGACTCGCCTGCAGGCACCGATCCCCGCTATCTGGACGAATTCCTGTTCATCAAGGAAGAGCTCGACAAACTCCAGGGCACCGACTATCCGGAAGTGACCAAACTCTGCCGCAAGCTTCTCAGCGTGACCAGCAAGGATCTGCGCCTGGCTGGCTACCATCTGCTGTCAACGACTTACGTCGACGGTCCGGGCGGCCTTCTGGACGCACTGCGCTGTTACCGGGGGCTAGTCGAAAATCTGTGGGCGGACTGTTTTCCCCGCCATGAAAATGCCCGTGTGGCGGCCCTGGGACTGCTGAACAATCCCCGGCTGGTCTCTTTTGTCGAGTTGCACGAAGAAAAGGCCGAAACGGCTCTGTTGCAGAACCTTCAGGAGGAAACCGCCGCCATCAACCACCTGTTGACGGAACACTTGGGCGACGAAGTTCCTCGCCTGAGTTCCCTGGCTGGCTGGCTCGACAAACGCCTCAAACAGCGGCCACCTGAAGCACCGGCCGCGGCCCCCGTTTCGCGTCCCGCCGCCTCGGAAGAGCCCTCGGGAAGGCCGACTTCCGCTCCGACCACGGCGACGCTGTCCTTGGCCTCGGAGCACGACCTGACCACGGTGACACGCCAGCTGCACACGCGACTGCTGGAAGGCGGGGAATGGCTGCGGGCCCTCGGTTTCTCGCGGGCCCTGCGCTGGGGCAACCTGGGCGTCCCCCCTGACGAAAACGGCCTGACCCGTATCCCGCCGCCCAGACCCAGCGGCTGGGCCGAGCTGCAACAGAAGCTGACAGCCGGTTCGGGCGCCGAGGCCCTGTGCTGCTGCGAAAAACTCTTTTTCGAGCCCGGATTTCACCTTTACTTCGACCTCCAGTGGCAGGCCGCCAGCGCGGCGGACCAGATGGGCCGCGCGGATATATCTCTCTTTATCCGTAACAGCCTGGGGGATCTGCTGGAGCGTCATCCGCAGTTGACCGAGCTGAGCTTTGCCGACGGCACACCCTTTACCGGAACCGCTTGCCAGACGTGGATGCAGACCTGGCAGGAAGTCCCGGCCAGGGCCCACACTTGCCACGAAAACGACACCGAAGAGGCCATCCGGAACGAAGTTCTGGCTGAAGCCCTGCCCCTGGCCCGCAACAAAAAGCTCGCCGAGGCACTTCAATGCCTGCGATCGCTTCCCATGGGGACCGAAAAACAGCGTATGCACAAGAAGATGGCCGAAGCGCAACTCTGCCTCGCCGCCGGCAAGGCGACCATTGCCCAGGTTCTGTTCGAAGAGATGGAATCGCGCCTGCTTGAGGAGCCGTTGTCAACCTGGGAGCCTGAACTGACCGTCGAAGTACTACGCCAGCACACGGCTTTGTTGCAGGGCAAGCTCAAGGGCGCCGAGAAGGAGCTCAAAAGCCGGCTGACGGAACAGATCGAACATCTGCAGAAACTGGCCTGCCGCATCGATGTCGGGGCGGCGGCCGGCTTTGTCTGA